The following coding sequences are from one Granulicella arctica window:
- a CDS encoding DUF1800 domain-containing protein yields MKPASHPVKALTGTLLCILMAGQPLLATIATHKKRANEAQSEDRILHALNRFTFGPRPGEVAEVEKLGLKNWFDRQLNPSTIDDSALDARLASYPAMHLSQEALMQRYPSPQLLRQIERQDMPLPNDPLEHTIYADQLAFYKMAQERKAAKTGDANAAMKEDAALPGDTLDPTTPAMADHIDQLYSGLEAVKIINLPPDQRMARILAMSPKELIAFRDSLSRSELAEAAQDLSPEQKELFAALPGSARVIDAELLQTRLLRDIYSDRQLEAVMTDFWLNHFNVYLRKNQNEPYLLPGFEREVIRPNALGNFEDLLVATAKSPAMLVYLDNWTSIGPDSLAAQRAAQRQQKNTDAKARPSGLNENYARELMELHTLGVNGGYTQADVTQVARVFTGWTVARPNLGAAFQFEPNRHEPGPKQVLGHSIQPAGEDEGLQVLHILATSPATAHFISTELAQRFVSDTPPPALVDRMTQAFLASNGDIKTVLRTLFDSPEFWSPSVVHAKVKTPLEFVVSAVRASDTNVVNPQPLIQSLTKLGMPLYGMQTPNGYSWLAEPWVSTGALVSRMNFALVLASDRIPGVRPDWTQLLSELSNNIQPASRTTTSPDQSSSEKEKRLELLLLGQPVSDLTRATVLQQFQDNTAQQKAEKDFPIKATNLEQLANTLPGGRLNPPFDTPPAQPLVIDKQAGMMAGLLIGSPEFQRR; encoded by the coding sequence ATGAAACCCGCATCACATCCAGTAAAAGCCCTCACCGGCACACTACTCTGCATTCTGATGGCTGGCCAGCCCCTCCTTGCCACAATCGCAACCCATAAGAAACGCGCCAACGAAGCCCAGAGCGAAGACCGCATCCTCCATGCCCTCAACCGCTTCACCTTCGGCCCCAGACCGGGCGAAGTCGCTGAAGTAGAGAAGCTCGGCCTCAAAAACTGGTTCGACCGGCAACTCAATCCCTCCACCATCGATGACTCCGCCCTGGACGCCCGCCTCGCCAGCTATCCCGCCATGCACCTCTCGCAGGAAGCGCTCATGCAGCGCTACCCCTCCCCACAGCTCCTCCGCCAGATCGAGCGCCAGGACATGCCGCTCCCCAACGATCCACTCGAACACACTATCTATGCAGACCAGTTAGCCTTTTACAAGATGGCGCAGGAGCGCAAGGCCGCCAAAACCGGTGACGCCAACGCCGCCATGAAAGAGGACGCCGCTCTCCCCGGCGACACCCTCGACCCCACCACGCCCGCCATGGCCGATCACATCGACCAGCTCTACTCCGGCCTCGAAGCAGTCAAGATTATCAACCTCCCGCCCGATCAGCGCATGGCCCGGATTCTCGCGATGTCCCCGAAAGAGCTCATCGCCTTCCGCGACAGCCTCAGCCGCAGCGAGCTCGCAGAGGCTGCTCAGGATCTCTCTCCCGAGCAGAAAGAGCTCTTCGCCGCCCTCCCCGGCTCCGCCCGAGTCATCGACGCCGAGCTCCTACAGACCCGCCTCCTTCGCGATATCTACTCCGACCGCCAGCTCGAAGCAGTCATGACCGATTTCTGGCTCAACCACTTCAACGTCTACCTCCGCAAGAACCAGAACGAGCCCTACCTGCTGCCTGGCTTCGAGCGCGAAGTCATCCGCCCCAATGCCTTGGGCAACTTCGAAGATCTCCTGGTCGCCACCGCCAAAAGTCCCGCCATGCTCGTCTACCTCGACAACTGGACCAGCATCGGTCCAGACTCCCTCGCCGCGCAGCGAGCCGCCCAACGTCAGCAGAAAAATACCGATGCCAAAGCCCGTCCTTCAGGTCTCAACGAGAACTACGCCCGCGAGCTGATGGAGCTTCACACCCTAGGCGTCAACGGTGGCTACACCCAGGCCGACGTCACCCAGGTAGCCCGCGTCTTCACCGGATGGACCGTCGCCCGCCCCAACCTCGGCGCAGCCTTCCAGTTCGAGCCCAACCGCCACGAACCCGGCCCCAAGCAGGTCCTCGGCCACAGCATCCAGCCAGCCGGAGAGGACGAGGGCCTCCAGGTGCTCCACATCTTGGCCACTAGCCCTGCTACCGCCCACTTTATTTCAACCGAACTCGCCCAGCGCTTCGTCTCCGACACGCCGCCCCCAGCTCTGGTCGACCGGATGACCCAAGCCTTCCTCGCCAGCAACGGCGACATCAAAACCGTCCTCCGCACCCTCTTCGACTCACCCGAGTTCTGGTCCCCATCCGTCGTTCACGCCAAGGTCAAGACCCCCCTGGAGTTCGTCGTCTCTGCCGTCCGAGCCAGCGACACCAACGTCGTTAATCCTCAGCCGCTCATCCAATCGCTCACCAAACTTGGTATGCCTCTCTACGGCATGCAGACCCCGAACGGCTACAGTTGGCTCGCCGAGCCCTGGGTCTCGACCGGCGCCCTCGTCAGCCGCATGAACTTCGCCCTCGTCCTCGCCAGCGACCGCATACCCGGCGTTCGCCCTGACTGGACCCAGCTATTATCCGAACTCTCCAACAACATCCAACCCGCTTCCCGGACTACTACCAGCCCCGACCAATCCAGCTCCGAAAAGGAAAAGCGTCTGGAACTCCTCCTCCTCGGCCAGCCCGTCAGCGACCTCACCCGCGCAACCGTCCTCCAGCAGTTTCAAGACAACACCGCCCAGCAGAAGGCCGAAAAAGACTTCCCCATTAAAGCAACCAACCTCGAACAGCTCGCGAACACCCTCCCCGGAGGTCGGCTAAACCCTCCCTTCGACACCCCACCCGCGCAACCCCTCGTCATCGACAAACAAGCTGGCATGATGGCCGGACTCCTCATAGGCTCCCCCGAATTCCAACGCCGCTAG
- a CDS encoding thioredoxin domain-containing protein encodes MSEQHGTEHWNSLSKAASAYLRSAMHQPVEWQEWGPDAFEKAQSEDKPILLDIGAVWCHWCHVMDRESYENAEIAEIINKFYIPVKVDRDERPDVDTRYQSAISSISGQGGWPLTAFLTPEGLPYFGGTYFPPDDRHGRPGFRRVLFTMAEAFQKKRNEVNESATGVMSTIEHNETFSGRAGNPGSELVTKLVDSALQQFDPRHGGFGSQPKFPHCGAIDLLLDVASRPVANNEAAKRAALITLEQMSRGGIYDHLAGGFHRYSVDERWIVPHFEKMAYDNSELLKNYVHAFQTFAEPETARVAREIVRWIDEWLSDREHGGFYASQDADFSLDDDGDYFTWTLAEATAALTPEELAIAAPFYDIGEVGDMHHDPAKNVLHVNQPLTAVAKSAAVDPEAAKALLISARRKLYAARLTRQTPYVDKTVYTGWNAMLISAYLEAGRVLDLPEAKAFALKTLDRILAEAWSPTTGVAHVVAYGEGTTSTARVSGVLEDYVFFAIAALDAWDSTGDLRYYTAAESIADSAIQRFYDRTGGAFFDTEVSTNGQRPLGALATRRKPLQDSPTPAGNSVAATLLLRLHALNGRTEYADMATDTLEAFAGIVEHFGLYAASYGLALQRMVTPPVQVCIIGDDPTARHLEAIALARYAVNKSVIRLTREQLQALPPALAETLPFLPTVEGSFAVLCSGNTCQPPITDPEQLMELLNKSV; translated from the coding sequence ATGAGTGAGCAGCACGGAACCGAGCATTGGAACTCTTTGTCGAAGGCTGCTTCAGCGTATCTGCGGTCGGCCATGCACCAACCCGTCGAGTGGCAGGAGTGGGGCCCCGACGCCTTCGAGAAGGCTCAAAGCGAGGACAAGCCAATCCTGCTCGATATCGGCGCTGTCTGGTGCCACTGGTGCCACGTCATGGACCGCGAGTCCTACGAGAACGCAGAGATCGCCGAGATCATCAACAAGTTCTACATCCCCGTCAAAGTCGACCGCGACGAGCGCCCCGACGTCGACACTCGCTACCAGTCCGCCATCTCCTCCATCAGCGGACAGGGCGGCTGGCCCCTCACCGCCTTCCTCACGCCCGAGGGCCTGCCCTACTTCGGCGGCACCTACTTTCCCCCCGACGACCGCCATGGCCGTCCCGGCTTCCGCCGCGTCCTCTTCACCATGGCCGAGGCCTTCCAGAAGAAACGCAACGAGGTCAACGAATCGGCCACCGGCGTCATGAGCACCATCGAGCACAACGAAACCTTCTCAGGCCGCGCCGGAAATCCCGGCAGCGAACTCGTCACCAAGCTCGTAGACTCCGCGCTCCAACAGTTCGACCCACGTCACGGCGGCTTCGGCTCACAGCCCAAATTTCCACACTGCGGCGCAATCGACCTCCTTCTCGATGTCGCCTCGCGCCCCGTCGCCAACAACGAAGCCGCAAAACGTGCCGCCCTCATCACCCTCGAACAGATGTCCCGTGGTGGCATCTACGATCACCTCGCCGGCGGCTTCCACCGCTACTCCGTCGACGAGCGTTGGATCGTCCCCCACTTCGAGAAGATGGCCTACGACAACAGCGAGCTGCTGAAGAACTACGTCCACGCCTTCCAAACCTTCGCGGAACCCGAAACCGCCCGGGTCGCCCGCGAGATCGTCCGTTGGATCGATGAGTGGCTCTCCGACCGCGAACACGGCGGCTTCTACGCCTCCCAGGACGCCGACTTCTCCCTCGACGACGACGGCGACTACTTCACCTGGACCCTCGCCGAAGCCACCGCCGCCCTCACCCCCGAAGAGCTCGCCATCGCCGCTCCCTTCTACGACATCGGCGAGGTAGGCGACATGCATCACGACCCCGCCAAGAACGTCCTGCACGTCAATCAACCCCTTACCGCCGTCGCCAAATCTGCTGCCGTCGATCCCGAAGCCGCAAAAGCCCTCCTCATCTCCGCCCGCCGCAAGCTCTACGCCGCTCGCCTAACCCGCCAGACCCCCTACGTCGACAAGACGGTCTACACCGGTTGGAACGCGATGCTCATCTCCGCCTACCTCGAGGCTGGCCGCGTCCTGGACCTCCCCGAAGCCAAGGCCTTTGCCCTCAAGACCCTCGACCGCATCCTAGCGGAGGCATGGAGCCCCACCACCGGCGTAGCCCACGTAGTCGCCTACGGAGAGGGAACGACATCCACCGCTCGCGTCTCAGGCGTCCTTGAAGACTACGTCTTCTTCGCCATCGCCGCGCTAGACGCATGGGACTCCACCGGAGATCTCCGCTACTACACCGCCGCTGAATCCATCGCCGATAGCGCCATCCAGCGCTTCTACGACCGCACCGGCGGAGCCTTCTTCGACACCGAAGTCTCCACCAACGGCCAGCGTCCACTCGGAGCCCTCGCCACCCGGCGCAAGCCCCTGCAAGACTCACCCACCCCCGCCGGAAACTCCGTAGCCGCCACCCTCCTGCTCCGTCTCCACGCCCTCAACGGCCGCACCGAATACGCCGACATGGCCACCGACACCCTTGAAGCCTTCGCTGGCATCGTCGAACACTTCGGCCTCTACGCCGCCAGCTACGGCCTGGCCCTCCAACGCATGGTCACACCCCCCGTGCAGGTCTGCATCATCGGAGATGATCCAACAGCCCGCCACCTCGAAGCCATCGCCCTAGCCCGCTACGCCGTCAACAAGAGCGTCATCCGCCTCACCCGTGAACAGCTCCAGGCGCTTCCACCCGCTCTCGCAGAAACCCTGCCCTTCCTCCCCACAGTCGAAGGCAGCTTCGCCGTCCTGTGCAGCGGCAACACCTGCCAGCCGCCCATCACCGACCCTGAACAGCTCATGGAACTGTTGAACAAATCTGTCTGA
- a CDS encoding TolC family protein, protein MRLRDLQAAACIALTLMSAGTQQGFAKQAPSVTQTHVKKKKAKKPVAHTAGTITPAPDLPDAPPVKLTEPLYLRDTAKDYTRGRGNFFRDPLLRYASNDFMLPRSSNSQRLGDLLRDGKIYLSLSDAITLALENNYDIAIARINLDIADTDILRTKAGSIFHGVSTGLVTNTLGGTSSTITSGGGPGGTSSGSGGVASGASGIVTSTNGGGPTPENLDPVLTGTIQYEAADTAQSSPLLSGLPTGATTLNQDTSTYNFAYNQGFLTGTQLQVTYNNTRQTTNSGYSSYSPSLNSTFRATATQHLLQGFGPGINGRFIVEAKNNRRITDSSFRQQVLYTVNQVENIYWGLVSAYEDEQAKERSLAQSTQLTADNRKQLEIGTLAPLDVVNSDSSVAADKQALIASKTNLEYQQLIMKQAIARNLNDPALSAAPVIPTDRVSLDRLAEEDQSVDDLIREAYTNNPQIEQAVLNMKNNEITIRAEKNGLLPVVDAYAFYGASALGGAQNPNLLCSGLGSTTSATCPAGTVSAIGYGTVFSNLFNSSSPDKGVGVSITIPLRNRTAQADQARSQMEYRQSQMRLQQLYTQIRIQVINSQYSLTNDRAQVQAAEAGRVYAAQSLDAEQKKYKLGASTTANVLQQQRNLAVAENTLISDTAAYAKDRAALRQLLSTTLDTYGISLEGAATGTVGQAPLIPGLTAPKEPEAPKPISATPAPVQ, encoded by the coding sequence GTGAGATTACGAGATTTGCAGGCGGCAGCGTGTATTGCGCTGACTTTGATGAGCGCGGGCACGCAGCAGGGTTTCGCGAAACAGGCTCCGTCTGTGACGCAGACACACGTCAAGAAGAAGAAAGCCAAGAAGCCAGTGGCTCACACGGCGGGTACAATCACCCCGGCACCTGATCTCCCGGATGCCCCGCCGGTCAAGCTCACCGAGCCCCTCTACCTCCGCGATACCGCCAAGGACTACACCCGCGGCAGAGGCAACTTTTTCCGCGATCCGCTCCTGCGCTACGCCTCCAATGACTTCATGCTGCCGAGGAGCTCAAACTCGCAGCGGCTTGGCGATCTTCTCCGCGACGGAAAGATCTACCTCAGCCTCTCCGACGCCATTACGCTGGCGCTCGAGAACAACTACGATATCGCCATCGCCCGCATCAACCTCGACATCGCGGACACCGACATCCTGCGCACCAAGGCAGGCTCCATCTTCCACGGCGTCTCGACCGGCCTGGTGACGAACACGCTCGGCGGTACATCATCCACCATCACCAGCGGAGGAGGCCCCGGTGGCACCAGCAGCGGCTCAGGCGGCGTCGCCAGCGGCGCTTCCGGTATTGTGACCAGCACCAACGGTGGTGGACCCACCCCCGAAAACCTCGACCCGGTTCTCACCGGCACCATCCAGTACGAGGCTGCCGACACGGCACAGTCCAGCCCGCTCCTCTCTGGTCTGCCTACCGGAGCCACCACCCTGAACCAGGACACCTCCACCTACAACTTCGCCTATAACCAGGGCTTCCTTACCGGCACCCAGCTCCAGGTGACCTACAACAACACCCGCCAGACCACGAACAGCGGCTACTCCAGCTATAGCCCTTCTCTTAATTCGACCTTCCGCGCGACAGCGACCCAGCATCTCTTACAGGGTTTTGGGCCGGGGATCAACGGTCGCTTTATCGTTGAGGCAAAGAACAATCGCCGCATCACCGATTCCTCCTTCCGCCAGCAGGTTCTCTACACCGTCAATCAAGTAGAGAACATCTACTGGGGCCTCGTCAGCGCCTACGAAGACGAGCAGGCCAAGGAGCGCTCGCTCGCGCAGTCCACGCAGCTCACCGCCGACAACCGCAAGCAGCTTGAGATCGGCACCCTGGCTCCGCTCGATGTCGTCAACTCCGACTCCTCGGTCGCAGCCGACAAGCAAGCACTCATCGCCTCGAAGACCAACCTTGAGTACCAGCAGCTCATCATGAAGCAGGCGATCGCCCGCAACCTGAACGATCCTGCACTCTCTGCGGCTCCCGTCATCCCCACCGATCGCGTCAGTCTCGATCGCCTGGCCGAAGAGGACCAGTCCGTAGACGACCTCATCCGCGAGGCATACACCAACAACCCACAGATTGAGCAGGCCGTGCTCAACATGAAGAACAACGAGATCACCATTAGAGCGGAGAAGAATGGCCTTCTTCCCGTTGTGGACGCCTACGCCTTCTACGGCGCCAGTGCCCTCGGCGGTGCGCAGAACCCCAATCTGCTTTGCAGTGGATTGGGTTCCACCACTTCGGCTACGTGCCCTGCCGGAACCGTGTCGGCGATCGGCTACGGAACCGTCTTCAGCAACCTGTTCAACAGCTCCTCGCCGGATAAAGGTGTCGGCGTCAGCATCACCATCCCTCTGCGCAACCGCACCGCGCAGGCCGATCAGGCTCGCTCGCAGATGGAGTACCGGCAGTCGCAAATGCGCCTCCAGCAGCTCTACACCCAGATCCGCATCCAGGTCATCAACTCGCAGTATTCTCTGACCAACGACCGCGCTCAGGTGCAGGCTGCGGAAGCCGGACGAGTCTACGCCGCGCAAAGTCTCGACGCCGAGCAGAAGAAGTACAAGCTCGGCGCATCGACCACAGCCAACGTCCTGCAACAGCAGCGCAATCTTGCCGTCGCAGAAAACACGCTCATCTCTGATACAGCCGCCTATGCGAAGGATCGCGCAGCCCTGCGGCAGCTCCTCTCGACCACGCTCGACACCTACGGAATCAGCCTCGAAGGTGCAGCAACCGGAACCGTCGGTCAGGCACCTCTGATCCCCGGTCTCACGGCACCCAAAGAGCCGGAGGCTCCGAAGCCCATCTCGGCTACCCCAGCTCCCGTACAGTAA
- a CDS encoding alpha-ketoacid dehydrogenase subunit alpha/beta, whose translation MYLSRRTDDREIVLKRQQKIFFQISCAGHEALLVAAGMALRPGYDWFFPYYRDRAICLALGNTVEDQLLQAVGAADDPASGGRQMPSHWSSTKLNIVTPSSSTATQCLHAIGCAEAGRYFTKYPEAAAKHTGDYREFKDIKFHGDEVTYVSIGEGSTSQGEFWESLNTASNGKLPVLYVVEDNGYAISTPVEANTPGGNISKLIANFPNFHFAEIDGTDPIACYAAMVEAAAYCRAGHGPALVHGHVIRPYSHSLSDDERLYRSAAELQADAARDPISRMQLWLLREGILDEAGINQLERKVDEEVQRAADRAVQASLPTIDSITKHVYSEDLLPTDVRFDAQPVATADSNERTMADLINTCLKDEMRRDPRIVVFGEDVADATRDEPLRSGELKGKGGVFKLTSGLQHEFGNDRCWNSPLAEANIVGRAIGMAVRGMKPVVEIQFFDYIWPAMHQMRNELALIRWRSNGTFNCPIVMRVPIGGYLTGGSIYHSQSGESIFTHTPGVRVVMPSNALDAMGLLRTAIRCDDPVLFLEHKRLYRETFCRATYPGPDFTIPFGKAKTIREGKDVTILTYGAVVPRALQAAQKIHRDKGIDVEVIDLRSLSPYDWEAIATSVRKTSRVIIAHEDMLSWGYGAEIAARIGDELFHDLDAPVRRVAAMDTFVAYQPTLEDVILPQPEHLYKAIAELAAF comes from the coding sequence ATGTACCTCTCTCGCCGCACCGACGACCGCGAGATCGTCCTCAAACGCCAGCAGAAGATCTTCTTCCAGATATCGTGCGCTGGCCACGAAGCATTACTCGTAGCCGCAGGGATGGCGTTACGTCCTGGTTACGATTGGTTCTTTCCTTACTACCGCGACCGCGCCATCTGCCTAGCCTTAGGTAACACCGTCGAAGACCAGCTCCTGCAAGCCGTAGGCGCAGCCGACGATCCCGCCAGCGGTGGCCGCCAGATGCCCTCGCACTGGTCCAGCACAAAGCTGAATATCGTCACCCCGTCCTCATCAACCGCAACCCAGTGCCTCCACGCCATCGGTTGCGCCGAAGCCGGTCGCTACTTTACGAAGTATCCCGAAGCCGCCGCCAAACACACCGGCGACTACCGCGAGTTCAAGGACATCAAATTCCACGGCGACGAGGTCACCTACGTCTCCATCGGCGAAGGCTCCACCAGCCAGGGCGAGTTCTGGGAGTCCCTCAACACCGCCTCCAACGGCAAGCTCCCCGTCCTCTATGTAGTCGAAGACAATGGCTACGCGATCTCCACCCCGGTCGAGGCCAACACCCCTGGCGGCAACATCTCGAAGCTTATCGCCAACTTCCCCAACTTCCACTTCGCCGAGATCGACGGCACCGATCCCATCGCCTGCTACGCCGCCATGGTCGAAGCCGCCGCCTACTGCCGTGCTGGTCACGGCCCGGCTTTGGTGCATGGGCACGTCATTCGCCCTTACTCGCACTCCCTCTCCGACGACGAGCGCCTCTATCGCTCCGCCGCAGAGCTCCAGGCCGACGCCGCCCGCGACCCCATCTCCCGCATGCAACTCTGGCTCCTCCGCGAAGGCATCCTCGATGAAGCTGGCATCAACCAGCTCGAACGCAAAGTCGATGAGGAGGTCCAGCGCGCCGCCGACCGCGCCGTCCAGGCATCCCTCCCCACCATCGACTCCATCACGAAGCACGTCTACTCCGAAGACCTCCTTCCCACGGACGTCCGCTTCGACGCCCAGCCCGTCGCCACCGCCGACTCCAACGAGCGCACCATGGCCGACCTCATCAACACCTGCCTCAAGGACGAGATGCGCCGCGACCCCCGTATCGTCGTCTTCGGCGAAGACGTAGCCGACGCCACCCGCGACGAACCCCTCCGCTCCGGCGAGCTCAAAGGCAAGGGAGGCGTCTTCAAGCTCACCTCCGGCCTCCAGCATGAGTTCGGCAACGACCGCTGCTGGAACTCGCCCTTGGCCGAAGCCAACATCGTTGGCCGCGCCATCGGCATGGCCGTCCGCGGCATGAAACCCGTCGTCGAGATCCAGTTCTTCGACTACATCTGGCCCGCCATGCACCAGATGCGCAACGAGCTCGCCCTCATCCGCTGGCGCTCGAACGGCACCTTCAACTGTCCCATCGTCATGCGCGTGCCCATCGGCGGCTACCTCACCGGCGGCTCCATCTATCACTCCCAGTCCGGCGAGAGCATCTTCACCCACACCCCCGGCGTCCGTGTCGTCATGCCCTCAAACGCCCTCGATGCCATGGGACTCCTCCGCACCGCCATCCGTTGCGACGACCCCGTCCTCTTCCTCGAACACAAGCGTCTCTACCGAGAGACTTTTTGCCGCGCCACCTACCCCGGCCCCGACTTCACCATCCCCTTCGGCAAGGCCAAGACCATCCGCGAAGGCAAAGACGTCACCATCCTCACCTACGGAGCCGTCGTCCCCCGAGCCCTGCAAGCCGCGCAGAAGATCCACCGCGACAAAGGCATCGACGTCGAAGTCATTGATCTACGCTCCCTCAGCCCTTACGACTGGGAAGCCATCGCGACCTCCGTCAGAAAGACCAGCCGCGTCATCATCGCCCACGAGGACATGCTTAGCTGGGGGTACGGAGCCGAAATAGCCGCTCGCATCGGCGACGAACTCTTTCACGACCTCGACGCCCCCGTCCGCCGCGTCGCCGCCATGGACACCTTCGTCGCCTACCAGCCCACCCTCGAAGACGTCATCCTCCCCCAACCCGAGCACCTCTACAAAGCCATAGCCGAGCTGGCCGCTTTTTAG
- a CDS encoding mechanosensitive ion channel family protein: MTHDSGRAAQLRTVASILRATSYAVIGFILLLHILSVFSINLAPILASAGVVGVGVGLGAQSLFKDVLNGMFILIENQYNVGEVVKLASLQGTVEDLTLRCTTLRDGDGTLYIIPNSQVATVANLSRDFSVATLSISVDASADPEKVMRVLTAVAMEVRKDPALEKMILADPVVLGVDKIAGREVMYPVNFRVRANQKDIVLRAMRLRVIPAFEQEGIPLGTDPANMFIIKHMDPTAPPAQQPLVG, from the coding sequence GTGACTCATGACTCGGGCCGTGCGGCGCAGTTGCGAACGGTGGCTTCGATCCTGCGAGCGACATCGTATGCGGTGATCGGGTTCATCCTGCTGCTGCATATCCTGTCGGTGTTCAGTATCAATCTGGCACCAATCCTGGCCTCGGCAGGTGTGGTCGGTGTTGGAGTTGGTCTGGGGGCACAGAGTTTGTTCAAGGATGTGCTGAACGGAATGTTCATCCTTATAGAGAATCAGTACAACGTGGGCGAGGTGGTAAAGTTGGCCTCGTTACAGGGGACGGTCGAAGACCTGACGCTACGGTGCACGACGCTGCGCGATGGCGACGGGACGCTTTATATCATTCCGAACAGCCAAGTAGCCACGGTGGCCAACCTGTCGCGGGACTTCTCCGTAGCGACGCTCAGTATCAGTGTGGATGCGAGCGCGGACCCGGAGAAGGTGATGCGGGTGCTCACTGCTGTCGCGATGGAGGTGCGGAAGGATCCGGCGCTCGAGAAAATGATCCTGGCCGATCCGGTTGTGCTTGGGGTAGATAAGATTGCGGGGCGTGAGGTGATGTATCCGGTTAATTTCCGAGTGCGCGCTAACCAGAAGGATATTGTGTTGCGGGCGATGCGGCTGCGGGTGATTCCGGCGTTTGAACAGGAAGGGATTCCGCTGGGGACTGATCCGGCGAATATGTTCATTATCAAACATATGGACCCGACGGCTCCACCAGCGCAGCAGCCGCTGGTGGGGTAG
- a CDS encoding S8 family peptidase has product MRSTPLSPIVANHYLIAYRGGVIPGDVEARTRLAGARVLARHEMLGVATVQANGTADDATNIQRLAAQPDVELVVHDRMVYAHRVQTRIVKLHNPIARPITATTVQIAKLPAAEWDSFYSATPQGWAVQQVGGYGNNVPGGPARGPWDITMGKGARIAILDSGVDETHPDIAPNLVLNLSEVDQSAQTGLPSACDDGTPQDQQGHGTWVASLAAGAQGPGTGLVIGVAPAASILNIKVLERLPNTSVAGATAVQQCASGEAGGLLSWVIQGISDAVAQHADVVSMSLGSMVDLSTGDGAGLKALFDRATYAAAQAGVVLVAAAGNDGFDFSNPRYVELPAQARSVLAMVATTNPACAENLAAEATCAAGAVTLPYYSNYGAPLDALAAPGGDVPAGSDDAVSGWVRGACSGGKPSTIDGLPTDATHSFGCFNLGHTQYVQAMGTSASAPLAAGVAALLRAAHPAWDAATIVAAMRSSATTIGTVPFPLVNAVTALNVAN; this is encoded by the coding sequence ATGCGGTCGACACCGCTCAGCCCGATCGTCGCGAATCATTATCTGATCGCCTATCGAGGCGGGGTAATTCCGGGGGATGTGGAGGCACGGACACGGCTGGCGGGAGCGCGGGTGCTTGCCCGACACGAGATGTTGGGCGTGGCGACGGTACAGGCGAATGGGACGGCGGACGATGCGACCAATATCCAGCGGCTCGCGGCGCAGCCGGACGTCGAGCTCGTCGTGCATGATCGGATGGTGTATGCACACAGGGTCCAGACCAGAATAGTAAAGTTACATAACCCGATCGCACGACCGATCACGGCGACTACGGTGCAGATCGCGAAGCTGCCTGCTGCTGAATGGGACAGCTTTTATAGCGCGACGCCCCAAGGGTGGGCGGTGCAGCAGGTGGGTGGCTATGGAAACAACGTTCCTGGGGGCCCGGCGCGTGGACCGTGGGACATTACGATGGGCAAAGGCGCACGGATTGCGATTCTGGATAGCGGCGTGGATGAGACCCATCCGGATATTGCGCCGAATCTGGTGTTGAATCTGTCGGAGGTCGACCAATCGGCTCAGACGGGTTTGCCGAGTGCGTGCGACGATGGGACTCCGCAGGACCAGCAAGGGCATGGGACTTGGGTTGCATCGCTGGCGGCAGGCGCGCAGGGGCCGGGGACGGGATTAGTGATTGGTGTAGCTCCGGCAGCGAGCATTTTGAACATCAAGGTTCTGGAGCGTTTGCCGAACACAAGTGTTGCAGGAGCGACCGCCGTACAGCAGTGTGCTAGCGGCGAGGCGGGCGGGCTGCTGAGTTGGGTGATCCAGGGGATTAGCGATGCGGTGGCGCAGCATGCGGATGTAGTGAGTATGTCCCTGGGGTCGATGGTGGATCTGAGCACGGGGGATGGAGCTGGTCTGAAGGCGTTGTTCGACCGTGCGACCTATGCAGCGGCGCAGGCGGGGGTCGTGCTGGTAGCTGCGGCGGGAAATGATGGCTTCGACTTTTCGAATCCGCGGTATGTCGAGTTGCCAGCGCAGGCCCGGAGTGTGCTGGCGATGGTGGCGACGACGAATCCGGCGTGCGCGGAGAACCTTGCTGCGGAGGCGACGTGTGCTGCGGGAGCGGTGACGCTTCCCTATTACAGCAACTACGGGGCTCCGCTGGATGCACTGGCCGCTCCGGGTGGCGATGTGCCAGCGGGTAGCGACGATGCTGTAAGTGGATGGGTACGGGGTGCGTGCAGCGGGGGCAAACCATCGACGATCGATGGGTTGCCGACGGATGCGACGCATAGCTTTGGGTGCTTCAATCTGGGGCATACGCAGTATGTGCAGGCGATGGGGACGAGCGCGTCGGCCCCGCTGGCGGCTGGAGTGGCGGCACTGCTGCGGGCAGCGCATCCTGCATGGGATGCAGCTACGATTGTGGCGGCGATGCGGTCTTCGGCGACTACTATAGGCACGGTGCCGTTCCCGCTGGTGAACGCGGTGACAGCACTAAATGTTGCGAACTAA